TCCACGCTGATCTCCCCACCCACCTGCCCGCGCAGGGCAGTCATTTCCTGacacaaaaaagaaacacatcATCATGCAATCCAAGAACCAGCATATAAAATGTTCCTCTTGAGAGAGAGTTCTTCAGGAAAGCAAGCATTTGGGGGCTGATCAAAAGGGAGCAAATTGGGGTATTTGCTCCATGAccacaaataaaataattaaaattcttGTGAAATCCCCACTGGAGTTAATTCTCCAGAGAATAAACAGTGCCTGTAGCTGTTTCCTTTCTCAGGAGCAGACCTTCCCAGCCACAAGCTGCAAGGGCTGTTAGTAAACCTCTAACAGCCAGAGTAGTTATTACTAACGTGGCAAGTGGTGAATGGGAGTTCCACAGGCTCCAGGAAGGATGTGCTGCTGTCCAGAGTGTATCCCCTCTGCTGCCTCACCAGCACTTCTCACCTCCTCCCCAGCAGTTCAGAACTCAGCGTAGCCTTAAAGGCTGGACCAGAACTCAAATTTCAGTGCCCAGGGTGGCCTTTTTAGAGCCCGACTCTGTGCTGACCTCCTCGTGGTTCTTCTTCAGATAAGCCAGCTCCTCCTTCAGGTTCTCAATCTGCATCTCCAGGTCGGCTCTGGACAGGGTCAGCTCGTCCAGGACCCGGCGCAGGCCGTTGATGTCGGCCTCCACGCTCATGCGCAGAGCCTGCTCAGTCTCAaacctggggacacacacacagtcagcAAAGCCGCACAAGCCCCTGCCAGCTGGGCACACAGCACCTGGCTTTGCTGTCTGCTGCCTCCACCCTGCTGTTGGCATTGTGGCAGTACTACACGGCCCCATTGACAACTTTCCTAGGGAAATTCTGAGTGAAGTGGGGGGAAAACTGATGAAAAAGTGTCCACCTGAGTCCATAGcatcactctgctcctgacacCACCAAGCCTTGGTACTGGCCCTGGGCTCTGTggagctgcacacacacactaaGGGCGAGGCACAGGGCAAgatctctgcacaggagaggcTGTACCAGAGATAAACAAGCAACAGGAATAAAATAGCGGGTTTGGATGGAAGCAACATAATCCCTGGTTGCCTGTAAAACTGAGAGAACCATCTGCTTTGGGAAGCCCTCTTTTTGAAGGCTTTGCTTCCATAATGCCTTTCTGAGGTTTGGATGGGATTTTCTCCTAATTTCATCAAACTTCCCTGCACACTTTGCTCCACTTTTTCCAGAAAATGTGTCTTACTTAGTCCTGAAGTCATCTGCTGTCAGCCTGGCATTGTCAATCTGCAGCAGGAGGTTGGAATTTTCCACTGTGACCACCAACACCTGGGCAGTGAAAGATAAAGAGTGTCAGGAATTCCTCCTGGCTGAGTGTTGGGACAGGAACAACACTTTTGGGGAAGTTTGGCATTTCCTTAGCAGAAGTGTGTCTGGAATCAGGACAAGTGAGATGCAGCTGAGACCAACTGCTGGTTACTCCATGGCCTcccttttaaaaaatccatcAGTAAGTGAAGTTTCAATAGGCAGAGTGAGGCCCCATGAGATGTGTGAGATTTGATGGTGCCCTTTGTTCCTATCCTTCAGGGCAAGTGCTGTTTGTGGAAGGGTCAGAGGGACCAGTGGGGTGTCTGTGCTTGGCACACCTTGTTCTAGGATGGTTTTAATTGGTTGGCAGCAGAAATGGAGCAAAAGGCAGTGAGCAGGTGCCTACAGATTCTGATTTTCATATTACCAAAGCAGGAGCAAATAACCCACACTGGGAGGAAAACTCTGTTGcggggggtgtggggggggtggggggagaaacAAGCTCCCTGCATCCTTTGCCAgcactcctgcagctccagttGTCCACAGCTTCTGGAATCCCTGGGGGCAATTCATACATGGGAAGTAACAGAGAACAATGCAAACTCAAGCATTTCATCCAAAACCGTATGCTGGGACTCAAATCAAACAGAGAGGAATCACCCCCCgagctgcctgggctggggactTTGTACCAAttccagccctggggcagcaATTGCCAAAAGAGGCAAAAAATTCGCTATTGGTCAGATAAATCTTTTTATCGCCTGAATCTCCTCAACAGGAGGAGCTGAAACAAGTTTGCAAATTCTTTGCCTGAATGTTTCCAAATATGACATCAGTGTATCACAGTTTGCCCACAGCTGCAAATTTCCTTGCACCTTAATTTTAAACTCCCAAGAACACACATGATCAGTGCAGACTTgtctgttttcttcatttttgtgtTACGGCCTCTTAGATCTGTTACTGCCAGTGAAAGCTGCCACTTTTCCCACTCAGGAGAATGTAACCAAAAACTGACATTGAGACATCTCTAATTTCCAGCCAGGCACACACGCCACTGGGACGCTTTTTATGACATAACTAGTGATGACTAAGTACAGAGGTAACAGTCATTGTTTCTGCTTCCTCTCTGACACACAGCATCCTACCTGGTATCACAGCATCCCACTGTGATGCTCCCAGCATCCTACCTGGTTCCTGAGCTCCTCGATAGTCCTGTAGTAGGGGCTGTAGTCACGGTCAGGACCAGGTCCCTGCTTCTTGTACCACTCCCTGATCTTCACCTCCAGGTCGGTGTTGGCCTCCTCCAGGGCCCGCACCTTGTCCAGGTAGGCGGCCAGGCGGTCGTTGAGGTTCTGCATGGTCTCCTTCTCCCCCGCCGGCAGGATGCCGTCACCGCCTCCAAAGCCTCCTCCAAAGCCGGCCCCAAAGCCGGCCCCAAAGCCGGCCCCAAAGCCGGCCCCATAGCTGCCCCCGAAGCCCCCGCCGAGGGCCCCTCCTGCGCTGCTGCAGTAGCTGCCCCCAAAGCCACTGCCGAGCCCCGAGACCACGCGCGAACAGACGGAGTAGCTGCCAGAGCCCCCGTGCACGCTGGGGGCCCGGTaccctcctcccccagcccgCACGGAGGAGAGCCTGCTGGAGCCTCCCCCCAGGCTCCCGAACCCCTTGAGGGAGGTGGAGGACGAGTATTGCCGGACCGTGGTGCTCATGCtggaggctggagctggagagaGAAGCGGCTcggcagcgcagcagcagcagcagcgagtGCTCGCTCCCCTGCCTCGGGGCCCTTTATAGCCCGGCCAGGAGGCGTTGCCGGCGCCTTTCGACACCCCTGACAGCCGAAGCCAAATTCCAGAATCATCATTTTCCTCTCCTTGATTTCACATCTTTTGTCACATCCACCGGCAACCCTGTGGCTCACATGGGACCTTCTTCCTCTTTAATTCCCAGCGCCTGGCGTGATCCAGGTCCCTGCTCGGGGCTGTGTTCTGACATTCCCACTGTCCATTCCTGCTCCACCCACTGCTCCTTCAGGAGGTAACACAAGTGAATCCTCTGTCATCCACCAAGTCACCAGCAAGTATCAGTGCAAATATCTACAAATCtgttgatttgggtttttttaagagtcTAAAGCCAAGGAAAGATGCAACTTAAGAGCTCTGCACATCCATATTTTTTATATGGGCCAAGCCAGATGGAAACTTTCCTGTCAGGACCTTTATTGCAGGACAAGCACAGACCTGGCAGGATTTGTGTACTGATACAGGATTTGGCAGAAATCTTATAGCTCAAAAAAGAATAAACTCCAGCAATTTCTGCTTATGTATCAGCCTGGTCTGAATCTTCCTACAGAGACTGGAAAGTCCCTACAGTGGTGGGGTTTCAGTCCGTTTAGAGGGCTGATGATTAATGTTTCCCATCAGTACCTGCTTTGCTCCATCAcctttcccaaatcccacagaaacTGCCTATAACTTCTAAAAAATGTGCAGAAGCTAAAAAATCCCGTGCTACAATTTCTGCTCTCTCAACACTGAGGCAGGGTTTAATGCTTAAACATTCTAAATCAGAGGAGAGGGACTGAATCTCCATCAGACacccacagccagggcaggtTACTTGCAATTCCTGATCAGAAGAGAAAGATCATTCCTTATCAATGGGAAGAGTGTGATCAGCCTTTATCAATGGGAAGAGTAGGACAAGTCCTTATCAGTAGGAAGGGCATGATCAATCCTTATCAGTGTTTGTGCTATAGGCTTTTTCCTACAGATTCGCAGCTGAAGACAGCGATGCCAATGATAGCAGGAGCAGCATCACCTCTATCAAAAGTGCTGGTGGCCAAAGCCCGACACATCCAGCACTGGGGGTGAGGACCCTGCTAACACCAAGGGTTTGACCATGCCAGCACAGAGGGGAGGGACAGTGCTGGTCACACCTGCCCCAGGCTACTGAAGGACTGAGCAGAATGATTACAATAACACAGCTGGACAGGTATTGGCGTGAAAAAATAAGCAGGAAATGTGGCACTGCattgttttattctttcttggggaaaaaaagcccttcACTGGTGTGACGCCAGCTCTTGTTGTGCACAGTGGAAAATTgcacatccagcctggcctgcctggctccagccatgGCATTCTCAAtaaaagaagttatttttgctttttgcagAGGTGCCTGTGAGGCAGTGAAGGAGTTATAGGGATTAGGAACCCTTTTGTGTTCTTGCTCACGTTGTGatctccttccttcccagcccccTCCGGCTGTTTTCACATTATAATGCACTAACTGATTTTGGAGGTGCTCAGATGTTCCCAGAGCCTCACCCTCGGTAATTCATGGTGCCTCCTTTCTTTCATGTTCCTCAAAGGACACAGTAACAACAAGGCTTTATCTGCCTCCTGTTAAATCTCAGGATTTCACAGCAGTCACGCTCTCTTTAGCAGCTCCAGGAGTGTGGGGTGACTTTCTGGGCAGCCACCAAGGAAACAGCTGAACGAGAGAGAGACTCTGGATCCTCTCATTCAAGGGCTCTGCTCTCTGGACAGCACTGCCTCACACCCGTGGGCTTCAGATTTGGAATTTTGACTCCCCAAGCTGCAGAAACTGAGAGGTTGGAATGCATACACTCCCCATCCCTcagagagctggggaaggaggggaccTGGGCACAGCCCAACACTGGCAAAGGGCAGAGTGGGCAGAGGACAGTGCTCAGATTCCAGCACCATCCTGGTGCAACCTGGCAGGGCAAAGATCAGCTGTTCCTGGCCCGTTTCCCTCTGCAGTGGGGGGTACAGGATTACCCAACAGCCGTCGTGTGAGAGCTGTGCTCCAGAGCCATCCTGGGccacccctgctcccagctcttccAAATGCGCTCACCTTGCTCACGTTTGCTCCAGCAAAcaccctcctgctccaggcaaTTCCCACATTGGCCCTGAGCCTCCCCACATGGGCTAAAATCTGTGCTGTGAGGTTTGACCCCCCTCAGGTCACCCTCACATTTTAGGCCAAGTTACAAGTAGCCTGAAGGTGACAACTGCCCTAACACAAGGCAAAGCCCTTCCACAGCCCACAGGAAGGGGACACCTGGCCTTACAGCTTTTTCTTGTATATTACCACAACCTCAGCCCAGGTTTCAGTTCTTTTACCATGTGTGGCAGATGTCACACAGACAATCTGGAAATTGTCCTGCAATATCAGCTCTTCCCTGGGCTTTTCTGACCAGTGCTCTTGCTGgtcagctgctgccctggcccctgACTGAGCTCCTGAGCAACAATCCCACACCAGCCCCcctctgacatcaggaaccctCAGCACAGAGCTCCCCTGTGCTGGCTGTTGATGGGACATCAGGATACAGAGGAGCAGCACCGCCTCAGCTATTTCATGTTACCAGAAGAATTCAATCTCCCAGGCTTTCCTGAAGCACTCACCCACAAAAAATTCCCttgagataaaagaaaaaaagaacacatCATAAAGCTCGGGAGATGGTATTGGAGTCTGTTCCAGCAAGAAGCACGCTGGAGATGCTATCTCTGCCTCGTGTGCTGCAGCGGGGAGGAAAGAACTGAACTCCTGGGTTTGCATTGGAGGGAAGGTGACATTACCTGTTGGGGTGACCACGCTGTACAGCAATGCCCAGAGTGGAGAGGGCTGGTGTGAAACAGCCACGGTCAGTGTGTTGCATTTACCTCAAACAGTAACACCTAATTGTGCTTTTAATGTCATGAATAAGAGCTAATTAGGAGTCATTGCATATCCCCTGTGGGCCAGCTTCTCCCAGGTGCCTTCCGCAGCAATTCCCAGCTCACTGAGGGTTGCAGGCCTGGGAAAGGAACACTCTCCTGCGTGTGAGAAATGGCAGGCACAGGCTCTACCCTTGCTGACGGGTTTTCTCTGTAAGTCTAAACAACACAAAATAGGTAACAAATATATCAAGGTGTGGAGTGACATATGATGTCTTTGTTTCTATCTCAGCTGTCGATTCTTTACCATCTGCCAGGACGTGTCCTGACGGCCCCCCCACATTATCTGAAAAAAGCCATCCCAGATCCTATTACCATGAAAGGAAACGGTGTTTGTGTGTGCAATGGAAACTCCCTCTGGGCCGCCCAGGGCACATTGCCatcagccagccagccagccgAGCCTCGGCTGCCCgagctgcaggctgggggtgaTGCCACCCCATTTAATCCCCTCCTTCccacaccaagacatggagagatggacagcccagcccagcccagccgcTGCAGAGGGGAAGAGGCAGCAACAGAGGCAGCCAGGCAAAGGGAAGGACAAGGGGAGTGACTCTGTATTGTCCTTCTCCAGGCTCCAAACTGGAGCAGTGAAGTCAGATATTGCTGTGCCAGTGGGaccctccagctgccccatTGGTGGCCCTGTATCAGGGCCACTCTGGGCTACTGACgacctctcctctcctctcctctcctctcctctcctctcctctcctctcctctcctctcctctcctctcctctcctctcctctcctctcctctcctctcctctcctctcctctcctctcctctcctctcctctcctctcctctcctctcctctcctctcctctcctctcctctcctctcctctcctctcctctcctctcttctcctcatGTGGAACAGGGTGATGTTCCTCCATTTGGCCCAGGTCCTGAGTGGTTTGCAGAGCATCAGGTGAGGTTCCAGGCCTGAGTCATTGATGCTTCATGAGCCACCTCCACCAGTGAGGGCCATGAGGGCACAGACCTGCTCCTCAGCAGAGCCCCGCTCTGCCTGTTTCTGCACAGGGTGTGCCAAGGAGGTCTTCTCACGGAGTGATTCCCGAGGAGTCAGCACTGCTGACACAGCCCATCcatagctctgctgctcatCCAAGTGGCCAGGCAGCGTGGGCAATGGGGTTCTCTGCTGCATTCAGGGATCATGGGCCTATCTGCCATGAGATCTCCACAACTGTTGAAGCTCTTCCCCCCAGTCCCACTGCAGTTGTTCCATCGTCATGGCCACCCAGGCACTGTGACAGCCCCATGCACTGCCAGCCCACCCCAGGCTGAGcacagcctctctgctggcACATCTTAGCCAGGAGGGTACTGAACAAATTGTGATCACCAGTCCAGTCTCCAAGGgctggctcagccctcctgcctctgcctggGGATGAGGGACTCATTCCAGCAAGCTCAGTGCTGAGCAGTTTGGCTCCCTGTGGGCTGTCTCTGGTGACATCCTCACCCCTACAGTCCAGCCTGGGCTCAGGCAAGTGACAGTGTGCAGAACCAAGACCAGATCTGGGGATTCCCTTGTCCAGAGCCCAAGGGACGAGCTGCTCTGATGCTGTGTGGGACCAAGGCTCTCCCTGTGAATCTCCCCCAGCTGCAGAGGTGGGACCAGAGTCACTCTGGcaggcagaaggacagaagGACACACCTCAGGGCTTGCTTTACTCAGacagaagaatatttttatatctgAGCAGAGCCAAACTCTCAAGCCACCAGGAATTGCTTGAACTCTATCTCCATGACAAACTCCAGCCTTTGGAGTTTCCCACATTAGATTTTCAGCATCTGTCTTCCAGGTAGAAGCAGCTCTTGCATTTTCTCATGTCTCATTCTTCGGTGTGGCAATAAAATCACACCCTGTCTGCTCATTCTTCTCCCCTCACTGAgcatggcagagctggcagggagccACATGAACATTCTGCTGACTGTGGGCAACAAACAGCAGCTCCCACATTCATCCTGCACCCACACCCGCTGCACCCCCAGGGCAAGGTCTTCATCCCGATGGGAATCCCAGCTTGGGACACCTGTGACGTTGGTGGAGGGGTGAGGCAGGAATCAGCAttggcctggggacacttgtgCTCACACAGGGAATCGTGATTTAAACCCCACTCTGGGGTGAGGCCAGTCACACCAAAGGACCCCAGGGGGATGTGACAAACCTGCTGGTGGTGACAGGGACTCCACCAGCCCTGTGACTCCTCTGCAGGAGCCTCTGCTGGCATTAAGTGCCCTCCTGCATCCAGGCCTTGTCCTGGCCCCATGcagacccttcccagcagcacagccctgatgACCAGGAGGATGGGCAGGAGCAACGGGAACAGCCCCCACAGACTGTGATTTCCAGCTCCCACAGACTGTGATTTTCCCTCAGGGAAGCCCTCTCCTCGCTGGAACCCCAGCTCTGGTCTCAGTCCCCTCTGGAAGAGGTCTGTGGCCTGGCCTCTCAGGTAGGACATGCTGTGTGTTCTggatccctcctgccctccGTCTCCCTTGCCCCTCGAGGGCTGATGGTTGTGGCAGGTGTTGCCTGTGAGGCTGCACCATGGCCTTGGTGCAGCAAGGCCTTGTCACCTTGTGCACTTGAGGGGACAACAGGGCCATGCTCCCAGGaggctgccacagctgctgggaggggaaggggctgcccagccctTGTGCTCAGGAGATGTACCCCAGAGCAGTCCCTGTAACCGGGCTGCGCTGTCACTTCCCACATGATGGTAATGACTTGGCTCCTCGTTAATCTGTACTTGGCAGGAAGTTTTATGAAGTCATTAACAAGACTGAAACAGTCAGTGCCTACCAGAGGCCCCTGGCAATAAAcctgccccatccctccctgGCTCCCCCCAAGGACCTGAGCCCCCGCCTGCAGCCCTGCTAAAGCCCTTCTCGGGACCCCATTCCCACTCCCGCTCGCTCGCCATGCCCACGGCACTCCTGGCCAAGGGCCCCTGCTCCACCCTGGAGCTCTAATGACACTAATGATTTTCTGAACACGAGTTGGGAAGTGCAGAGCCAAGGCCCATCAGCCGTGTCTGGCAGGAGGCGATGGCTTGCCTGGGCCTGGCACACGCTGGCCCTGCTCTCGCCCGGAGCGCGGCGGATTCTCCGATACGTAACAGTAATTACATTCTGCAGCTCCCTAAGCAGCTTTGCCTCTGTTATTATTCTGTTAATCCGAACCCCTGGCTCAGCCCAGTGCTGCAGGACCAGCGGATGCTTGGGATAAACTCAGTACACTGCTCAGTACATGGATGCGTTTCTgcacctccagggctgggctgggactcTTGGGCAGAACCGAATGGTGGGAGCCCTGGTGGTGCCAATGGTCCTGGTGGTCCTTGTGCCCCAGTGTCCCACTGATCCTGGTGGTGCCGATGATCCCAGAAGTTCCCA
This genomic window from Anomalospiza imberbis isolate Cuckoo-Finch-1a 21T00152 chromosome 22, ASM3175350v1, whole genome shotgun sequence contains:
- the LOC137486782 gene encoding keratin, type I cytoskeletal 14-like, whose amino-acid sequence is MSTTVRQYSSSTSLKGFGSLGGGSSRLSSVRAGGGGYRAPSVHGGSGSYSVCSRVVSGLGSGFGGSYCSSAGGALGGGFGGSYGAGFGAGFGAGFGAGFGGGFGGGDGILPAGEKETMQNLNDRLAAYLDKVRALEEANTDLEVKIREWYKKQGPGPDRDYSPYYRTIEELRNQVLVVTVENSNLLLQIDNARLTADDFRTKFETEQALRMSVEADINGLRRVLDELTLSRADLEMQIENLKEELAYLKKNHEEEMTALRGQVGGEISVEMDAAPGIDLTKILADMREQYESLAEKNRRDAEQWFFSKTEELNREVAINTEQLQSGKTEITELRRTIQSLEIDLQSQLSTKAALEGTLADTEARYGTQLAQLQMLITGVEEQLAELRCDMERQNHEYRVLLDVKCRLEQEIATYRRLLEGEDAHMSSHYASQPVKEGPVTTRQIRTIFEEVQDGKVISSREQITQAAH